From the genome of Hyalangium ruber, one region includes:
- a CDS encoding IS5 family transposase, whose protein sequence is MRGDVKKQATMLSLVGPEQRVPRDHPIRRIKHLADTELEKLSPVFTAMYAPMGRPSIPPETLLKACLLIALYSIRSERQFCERLDYDLLFRFFLDMGLEESSFDASTFAKNKERLLEADVARLFFEAVVGRARQEKLMSAEHFTVDGTLIEAWASLKSFKKKDGAGDDEPPDDPSNPTINFHGEKRSNATHESKTDPEARLARKGKGKEAKLSFAGHVLMENRHGLIADVSLSQADGYAEREQALRMVRRQKAAGLALCTLGGDKGYDTADFVQSLRAEGVTPHVAQNITAHRGSNIDGRTVRHPGYAVSQRIRKRVEEIFGWAKTVAGLRKTRYRGQRRVGLQIHFAAAAYNLLRMAKLMPMAA, encoded by the coding sequence ATGCGAGGAGACGTGAAGAAGCAGGCGACAATGCTGTCGCTGGTGGGGCCCGAGCAGCGGGTGCCTCGAGACCATCCCATCCGACGCATCAAGCACTTGGCGGATACAGAGTTGGAGAAGCTGTCGCCGGTCTTCACGGCCATGTACGCGCCCATGGGACGGCCCTCCATCCCGCCGGAGACGCTGCTCAAGGCGTGCCTACTGATTGCGCTCTACAGCATCCGAAGCGAGCGGCAGTTCTGCGAGCGGTTGGACTACGACTTGCTGTTCCGCTTCTTCTTGGACATGGGGCTGGAGGAGAGCAGCTTTGACGCCTCCACCTTCGCCAAGAATAAGGAGCGACTGCTGGAAGCGGATGTGGCACGGCTGTTCTTCGAGGCCGTGGTGGGACGAGCTCGCCAGGAGAAGCTGATGTCCGCCGAGCACTTCACGGTGGATGGCACCCTGATTGAGGCGTGGGCCAGCCTCAAGTCCTTCAAGAAGAAGGACGGGGCGGGCGATGACGAACCGCCGGACGACCCGAGCAATCCCACCATCAACTTTCATGGAGAGAAGCGCAGTAACGCCACCCACGAGTCAAAGACGGATCCGGAGGCACGGCTGGCCAGGAAGGGTAAAGGCAAGGAGGCCAAGCTGTCCTTCGCCGGCCACGTGCTGATGGAGAACCGCCACGGACTCATCGCCGATGTAAGCCTGTCACAGGCCGATGGTTACGCCGAGCGAGAGCAGGCCCTTCGAATGGTGCGGCGGCAGAAGGCAGCGGGCCTTGCCCTTTGCACGCTGGGTGGAGACAAGGGCTACGACACGGCCGACTTCGTCCAAAGCCTTCGTGCAGAAGGAGTGACACCGCACGTAGCTCAGAACATCACCGCCCATCGTGGTAGCAACATCGATGGGCGGACCGTGCGCCATCCCGGCTACGCAGTGAGCCAGCGCATCCGCAAACGAGTGGAGGAGATATTCGGCTGGGCCAAGACGGTGGCGGGCCTGCGAAAGACTCGCTACCGAGGCCAGCGCCGTGTCGGCTTGCAGATTCATTTTGCCGCTGCAGCCTACAACCTGCTGCGCATGGCGAAGCTGATGCCGATGGCTGCATGA